The following are encoded in a window of Carya illinoinensis cultivar Pawnee chromosome 15, C.illinoinensisPawnee_v1, whole genome shotgun sequence genomic DNA:
- the LOC122296863 gene encoding uncharacterized protein LOC122296863, with product MDRMFDDIRAATFEDAPEDNTTSPTHSAIPQSSPSTTIDQLLEDAQRPLFDGCTKFSKLSFVVKLLHIKILGGWSIKSFDMLLSLLRSAFPNAELPQSYEEENANLNECPICKASQWMPNTHGSRVIPQKVLRHFPLKPRLQRLFVSSKIAGDMRWHKEQWVTDDTSMRHPADSETWKTFDQANPRFARDARNVRLGLASDGFNPFNNLAKPYSIWPAILVPYNLPPWLCMKDMFFMTSLIIPGPKSPGNDIDVYLQPLIDELFELWEHGVPTFDASTKEMFMLHAALLWTINDFPAYGNLSGWSTKGKLACPSCNESTDSNWLKYGRKHCYMGHRRLLPTDHMWRTRKALFNGKEDLRMPPTMVEGVDLLTQLQMLGDIHFGKSRRKRKRTAEELNWTKKSIFFKLPYWSTLRLRHNLDIMHIEKNISENILGTLMNIPSKTKDNANSRRDLEILGFRKELHLKREGERVTMPHASYTLHGDERNKFCEWLAEVKFPDGFAANITHCVSILVHLPLEAILGGPVQYRWMYPFERYLGKFKRYVKNKASPEGSIVEAWVHIECLTFCSMYLQDVETKFNRADRNIDSVEEETIDGFKIFNQKLRPLGMANNVQFEVELHTTAIWEHYDKCRVSNPNSVDRMHQTKFPIWFKQRVLDQRNNNPLDVSQDLYVLACGPDRWVALYAACIINGKRFHTKSREIRWRSQNSGVLVTGDEATDNVDFYGVINDVVELHYMGGRRVYLFSCDWFDVGDKKRGVRVDDHLTSVNMNRTWYKDEPYVLACQASQCFYIRDIRAKGNWYVVQKYNNRNVYDIPPVQRVLDSNDGESSDDDAYQENESPYDYPLLHCGPRRNSPDFIDDGMVPSGFGDAYGDWEDSDEEDPSTEEESDSE from the exons atggaccGTATGTTCGATGACATACGGGCAGCCACATTCGAAGATGCTCCTGAAGACAACACAACGTCACCAACTCACTCAGCAATACCACAGTCCTCCCCATCCACTACTATCGACCAACTATTAGAGGATGCCCAACGTCCTCTTTTTGACGGCTGCACAAAATTCTCAAAGCTCTCGTTCGTAGTGAAGTTGTTACACATTAAAATACTTGGTGGGTGGTCAATCAAGTCTTTTGATATGCTTCTAAGCCTTTTGCGGTCAGCCTTTCCTAATGCTGAAttgccacaatcatatgaggag gaaaatgctaatcttAATGAGTGCCCTATCTGTAAGGCTTCACAATGGATGCCAAATACACACGGCTCACGAGTAATCCCTCAAAAAGTGCTTcggcattttcctttgaagccaagATTGCAGCGTCTCTTTGTGTCAAGCAAGATAGCAGGTGACATGAGATGGCATAAGGAGCAGTGGGTCACCGATGATACTAGTATGagacatcctgctgactctgaAACCTGGAAGACATTTGATCAAGCTAACCCCAGATTTGCTAGGGATGCTCGCAATGTTAGGCTCGGGTTGGCAAGCGACGGATTTAATCCCTTCAACAATCTGGCTAAACcttatagcatttggccagCGATTCTTGTCCCGTATAACTTACCACcgtggttatgcatgaaagacatGTTCTTCATGACATCTCTCATTATCCCTGGCCCAAAATCACCAgggaatgacattgatgttTATTTGCAACCGTTAATTGATGAGTTATTTGAACTTTGGGAACATGGGGTACCTACATTTGATGCATCTACTAAGGAAATGTTCATGTTACATGCTGCCTTATTGTGGACAATCAACGACTTTCCCGCATATGGAAATCTATCTGGGTGGTCAACAAAAGGGAAACTGGCATGTCCGTCTTGCAATGAAAGTACAGATTCCAACTGGCTGAAATATGgcagaaaacattgttatatgggacatcgACGTCTCTTACCGACAGATCACATGTGGCGAACGAGAAAAGCCTTgttcaatggtaaagaagatctTCGTATGCCACCAACTATGGTTGAAGGAGTGGATCTTTTAACTCAATTACAAATGCTTGGAGATATTCACTTTGGAAAATCTCGTAGGAAGAGAAAACGCACTGCGGAAGAGTTGAACTGGACAAAGAAAAGCATCTTTTTCAAACTACCTTATTGGTCAACTTTGCGGCTTAGACATAATCTAGatattatgcatattgagaagaatatttccGAGAACATATTGGGCACTCTTATGAACATTCCCAGCAAGACAAAAGATAATGCTAATTCTCGGCGTGACTTAGAGATCTTGGGCTTCAGAAAGGAATTGCATTTGAAACGTGAAGGTGAACGTGTTACAATGCCACATGCATCATACACATTACATGGAGATGAAAGGAATAAATTCTGTGAGTGGCTTGCTGAGGTTAAATTTCCAGATGGGTTCGCTGCCAATATCACGCATTGTGTATCTATAC TTGTACACTTACCCCTTGAGGCCATTCTTGGAGGTCCAGTTCAATATCGATGGATGTACCCGTTTGAAAGGTACCTGGGCAaattcaagcggtatgttaagaataaagcaaGTCCAGAAGGTTCAATAGTGGAAGCTTGGGTTCACATCGAGTGTTTGACATTTTGCTCCATGTAtctccaagatgttgagacgaagtTTAATCGAGCAGATCGCAACATTGATAGTGTAGAAGAGGAGACTATAGATgggttcaaaattttcaaccagaaacTTCGTCCCTTGGGTATGGCTAATAATGTGCAATTCGAAGTTGAACTCCATACAACAGCCATTTG GGAACACTACGACAAATGCAGGGTGTCAAACCCAAATTCTGTAGATCGCATGCACCAAACCAAGTTTCCAATTTGGTTCAAGCAACGT GTTCTGGACCAGCGTAACAACAATCCACTTGATGTGTCTCAAGATTTGTATGTGTTAGCTTGTGGTCCTGACCGTTGGGTTGCATTATATGCTGCCTGCATTATAAATGGTAAACGGTTCCATACGAAGTCTCGTGAAATTCGCTGGCGTTCACAAAATTCTGGGGTATTGGTAACTGGTGACGAAGCTACTGATAATGTAGACTTCTATGGTGTTATCAATGATGTAGTGGAGCTACACTACATGGGAGGTCGTAGAGTGTACTTGTTCAGctgtgattggtttgatgttggtgataaGAAACGGGGGGTACGAGTAGACGATCATTTAACTAGTGTCAATATGAATAGGACGTGGTATAAGGACGAACCATATGTGTTGGCATGCCAGGCTTCCCAGTGTTTTTACATTAGGGATATCAGGGCGAAAGGGAACTGGTATGTTGTGCAGAAGTACAATAATAGGAATGTGTATGACATTCCTCCAGTGCAGAGGGTTTTAGATAGTAATGATGGCGAATCAAGTGACGATGATGCCTATCAAGAGAATGAGTCCCCATATGACTATccacttttgcatt GTGGTCCACGCAGAAATTCAccagattttattgatgatggcaTGGTTCCATCTGGTTTtggagatgcttatggtgaTTGGGAAGACTCAGATGAGGAGGACCCATCCACCGAGGAAGAGTCTGACTCAGAATAA